Proteins from one Scylla paramamosain isolate STU-SP2022 chromosome 3, ASM3559412v1, whole genome shotgun sequence genomic window:
- the LOC135094335 gene encoding nucleolar protein 10-like, translating to MRALDGRNNVKVYNLSAGKSLPDWLTERKRRRLAKKDVELRRRIELIQDFTMPDVSGCVRVSPDGRYILATGTYKPRVKCYEVAALSLKFERCFDSEVIQFDILSDDYSKLVFLQDDRYVEFHSQAGRWFRMRIPKFGRDLTYHYPSCDLYIAASGSEIYRLNLQQGRFLNSLQTEATTGVNKCAFHPSHYLFVCGTEDGRVEAWDPRSRHRVGTLDCAANMAAENVQLNEFRSVKQLGVTALTYSDALTLGVGTQTGQVLLYDIRSNRPLLIKDHNDGYAIRDLEFHDTSGMVLSMSSKVVKIWEKATGEPHTSIESGVDYNDLCVVPQSGMLFLATEDTKMQTYFLPSLGAAPRWCSHLDALIEELEEEEAPTQYDDYKFVTEDELKQLGLHDLIGSDMLRAVMHGYYMDLRLYNKAKLIANPFDYNDFMKRKVKQKISEENQRGIQTKKLPNINRDLFERLLEDKQEKNKKRAKTAETLLKDDRFSNLFSSTDFQIDKDSVEYQLINPVLSRMDKKKKKQKLEEEEEERAFLEARGDLEGDESSDSDSIMSDFGDDKPEKEDREDSKLKQEAELERKILKPRKRNIEEVKASPGKKPEPKPQSSKTQEITFRSANSLTELKTNRKKLEKMPLSERLGMEDSPGESIKQHSFGSREMNYVIKKAPKFERMRQQQKEHQEERRKIRRSTNKLKGKFRIKEPL from the exons ATGAGGGCTCTAGACGGCAGGAACAACGTGAAGGTGTACAACTTGAGTGCTGGCAAGAGCCTTCCAGAC TGGCtgactgaaagaaaaaggaggagattgGCAAAAAAAGATGTTG AGCTTCGACGCAGGATAGAACTGATCCAGGACTTCACCATGCCTGATGTGAGTGGCTGTGTTCGTGTGTCCCCTGATGGACGATACATTTTAGCTACTGGGACCTACAAGCCGCGAGTCAAATGTTATGAAGTGGCTGCTCTTTCTCTCAAGTTTGAAAGGTGTTTTGATTCAGAGGTCATCCAGTTTGACATTCTCTCAGATGATTATAGTAAG TTAGTGTTCCTGCAAGATGACCGCTATGTTGAGTTTCACAGCCAGGCCGGGCGGTGGTTCAGGATGCGAATCCCAAAGTTTGGCCGTGACCTGACCTACCACTACCCTTCCTGTGACCTTTACATTGCTGCATCAGG GAGTGAGATTTACCGCCTCAACCTGCAACAGGGACGTTTCCTCAATTCTCTGCAGACAGAGGCTACCACAGGAGTGAATAAGTGTGCCTTCCACCCCAGCCACTACCTATTTGTCTGTGGTACTGAGGATGGGCGTGTGGAGGCCTGGGATCCCCGGTCAAGGCACAGGGTTGGCACTCTAGATTGTGCTGCAAACATGGCTGCAGAGAATGTACA GCTTAATGAATTCAGGTCTGTGAAGCAGCTTGGGGTGACAGCTCTGACCTACAGTGATGCACTCACCTTAGGTGTTGGTACACAGACTGGACAG GTGTTGCTGTATGACATACGCTCAAATCGGCCACTTCTCATCAAGGACCACAATGACGGCTATGCAATACGGGACCTTGAGTTCCATGACACCTCTggcatggtgctttccatgtcctctaagGTTGTCAAGATATGGGAAAAGGCAACG GGAGAGCCTCACACAAGCATTGAGTCAGGGGTGGACTACAATGATCTATGTGTTGTGCCACAGTCTGGCATGCTCTTCTTGGCCACCGAGGATACCAAGATGCAGACTTACTTCCTGCCA AGCCTCGGTGCAGCTCCTAGATGGTGTTCCCATCTGGATGCTCTTAttgaggagctggaggaggaggaagcaccaacCCAGTATGATGATTACAAGTTTGTCACTGAGGATGAACTGAAACAATTAGGCCTTCATGACCTCATAG GATCAGACATGCTTCGAGCAGTGATGCACGGCTATTACATGGATTTGCGGCTCTACAACAAGGCCAAACTCATTGCTAACCCATTCGACTACAATGACTTCATGAAGCGCAAGGTGAAGCAGAAAATATCTGAAGAAAACCAGCGTGGAATTCAAACTAAG AAACTACCCAACATTAACCGTGACCTGTTTGAGAGGTTGCTTGAGGACAAgcaagagaagaacaagaagagagccAAGACTGCTGAGACCTTACTCAAGGATGACCGCTTCAGCAATCTCTTCTCCAGCACCGACTTCCAGATTGACAAGGATTCTGTTGAATACCA GCTGATTAATCCAGTGCTCAGCAGAatggacaagaagaagaagaagcaaaagcttgaggaggaagaggaggaacgggCTTTCCTGGAAGCTCGG GGAGACTTGGAGGGCGACGAAAGCTCAGACTCTGATTCGATCATGTCTGATTTTGGGGACGACAAACCAGAG AAGGAGGATAGAGAAGACTCCAAACTGAAGCAGGAAGCAGAgttggagagaaaaatattaaagccaAGAAAGAGGAACATAGAGGAAGTTAAGGCATCACCAGGAAAGAAGCCTGAACCTAAACCACAAAGTTCAAAGACTCAAGAAATCACCTTCAGATCAGCCAACTCTCTCACAGAACTTAAAACCAACAGGAAAAAGCTTGAGAA GATGCCCTTAAGTGAACGTCTTGGAATGGAGGACAGCCCTGGGGAAAGCATCAAGCAACATTCCTTTGGCAGCCGGGAGATGAACTATGTAATTAAGAAGGCACCCAAGTTTGAAAGGATGCgacagcagcagaaggagcaCCAGGAGGAACGGAGGAAAATCCGTCGATCTACAAACAAGCTCAAGGGGAAGTTTCGAATCAAGGAGCCACTGTGA